A single region of the Salarchaeum japonicum genome encodes:
- the thiC gene encoding phosphomethylpyrimidine synthase ThiC, with amino-acid sequence MVRTQLQRARNGDVTDAMERVAERENRDPEFVREQVADGQAVIPNNTAHDALDPMVIGREFATKVNANIGNSEETSDRDGELEKLHAAVHYGADTVMDLSTGPNLDAIREANVAHSPVPVGTVPLYEAVARVDDPADITHELLLDVIEKQARQGVDYMTIHAGVLMEHLPLTDDRKTGIVSRGGSILAQWMEENAMQNPLYATFEDICEIFAKHDVTFSLGDGLRPGCLADASDDAQFAELDTLGELTRTARDHGVQVMVEGPGHVPMNEIADNVERQQDVCDGAPFYVLGPLVTDIAPGYDHITSAIGAAEAGRAGAAMLCYVTPKEHLGLPEREDVRDGLAAYRIAAHAADVANDRPGARDWDDALSEARYEFDWRRQFSLALDPDRAREYHDQTLPGDNYKDARFCSMCGVDFCSMRIDQDARDADGDMTRLDDDTDLDASAAADVNRPPVGSHDAAGVPDEVEIGGVTFTPAESSTDESAD; translated from the coding sequence CGAAACGGCGACGTGACCGACGCGATGGAACGGGTCGCCGAACGCGAGAACCGAGACCCCGAGTTCGTCAGAGAGCAGGTCGCCGACGGCCAGGCCGTCATCCCGAACAATACGGCCCACGACGCGCTCGACCCGATGGTCATCGGACGCGAGTTCGCCACGAAAGTCAACGCCAACATCGGGAACAGCGAGGAGACGAGCGACCGGGACGGCGAACTCGAAAAACTGCACGCGGCGGTTCACTACGGGGCCGACACCGTGATGGACCTCTCCACCGGACCGAACCTCGACGCGATACGGGAGGCGAACGTCGCGCACTCGCCGGTTCCGGTCGGCACGGTTCCGCTGTACGAGGCCGTCGCGCGCGTCGACGACCCCGCCGACATCACGCACGAACTCCTCCTCGACGTCATCGAAAAACAGGCCCGACAGGGCGTCGACTACATGACGATTCACGCCGGCGTCCTGATGGAACACCTCCCGCTGACCGACGACCGGAAAACGGGTATCGTCTCCCGGGGCGGGTCGATACTCGCGCAGTGGATGGAGGAGAACGCCATGCAGAACCCGCTGTACGCGACGTTCGAGGACATCTGTGAGATATTCGCTAAACACGACGTCACGTTCTCGCTCGGGGACGGCCTCCGACCGGGCTGTCTCGCGGACGCGAGCGACGACGCCCAGTTCGCGGAACTCGACACGCTCGGCGAACTCACGCGGACGGCCAGAGACCACGGCGTCCAGGTGATGGTGGAGGGGCCGGGCCACGTCCCGATGAACGAAATCGCCGACAACGTCGAACGCCAACAGGACGTCTGCGACGGCGCGCCGTTCTACGTCCTCGGCCCGCTCGTCACCGACATCGCGCCCGGCTACGACCACATCACGAGCGCGATCGGCGCGGCCGAAGCGGGGAGAGCGGGCGCGGCGATGCTGTGCTACGTCACCCCGAAAGAACACCTCGGGCTCCCGGAACGCGAGGACGTTCGGGACGGATTGGCGGCGTACCGCATCGCCGCGCACGCCGCGGACGTGGCGAACGACCGGCCGGGCGCGCGCGACTGGGACGACGCGCTCTCGGAGGCGCGCTACGAGTTCGACTGGCGGCGGCAGTTCTCGCTCGCGCTCGACCCCGACCGCGCCCGCGAGTACCACGACCAGACGCTCCCCGGGGACAACTACAAGGACGCGCGGTTCTGCTCGATGTGCGGCGTCGACTTCTGCTCGATGCGGATAGACCAGGACGCCCGCGACGCCGACGGCGACATGACTCGACTCGACGACGACACCGACCTGGACGCCTCGGCGGCGGCCGACGTGAACCGTCCACCCGTGGGGTCGCACGACGCAGCGGGGGTTCCGGACGAGGTGGAAATCGGCGGCGTCACGTTCACGCCGGCGGAGTCCTCGACCGACGAGTCGGCGGACTAG
- a CDS encoding geranylgeranyl reductase family protein has product MTTHEYDAVVVGAGTSGCYAAATIAQAGYEVAIVERKTEQEAGHIACGDALKGAANFPDAIPKSKLEPAITNTEVDHGRFEIPQEDTVLEIPVPGELAVVDRWKYGQCVIGGAEDRGVDFHYNVVVTDVLQDDDGTVTGVRGKHKGDVHQFDADIVVDGAGSLSVLQDNADFDGTHFDTNVNYSQFCSGYREIVEVEEEVEWKDALVFKPTKRAAGYLWYFPRTGTEINAGLGFQMTEEPMQMIDDLKRDLRNRPEFAGATVKDKLGAALPTRRPYDSAVANGFIAVGDAAGLVNPTTGGGIAGAAYSGKYAGEQAITAIEEGDVSEENLWRYNERVMDHFGARYAGLDVYNILSTAVDVDNLMGLLASLPMGKLSEAIYAGSAELSLGVKVQTAIKSFGNWGTIYNLYQTKNQADRLLDHYESYPDSPHALDTWQDRRDDIMTDVYDVTGADPKY; this is encoded by the coding sequence ATGACTACCCACGAGTACGACGCGGTCGTCGTCGGAGCCGGCACCTCCGGCTGTTACGCCGCCGCGACGATAGCGCAGGCGGGCTACGAGGTCGCTATCGTCGAGCGGAAGACCGAGCAGGAGGCCGGTCACATCGCGTGCGGGGACGCCCTCAAGGGCGCGGCGAACTTCCCGGACGCCATCCCGAAGTCGAAACTCGAACCCGCCATCACCAACACCGAGGTCGACCACGGCCGCTTCGAGATTCCCCAGGAGGACACCGTCCTCGAAATCCCCGTTCCCGGCGAACTCGCGGTCGTGGACCGCTGGAAGTACGGCCAGTGCGTCATCGGCGGCGCGGAAGACCGCGGCGTGGACTTCCACTACAACGTCGTCGTCACCGACGTGCTCCAGGACGACGACGGCACCGTTACTGGCGTCCGCGGGAAGCACAAGGGCGACGTTCACCAGTTCGACGCCGACATCGTCGTGGACGGCGCGGGGTCGCTCAGCGTCCTCCAGGACAACGCGGACTTCGACGGCACGCACTTCGACACGAACGTCAACTACAGCCAGTTCTGTAGCGGCTACCGCGAAATCGTCGAGGTCGAGGAGGAAGTCGAGTGGAAGGACGCGCTCGTCTTCAAGCCGACCAAGCGCGCCGCCGGCTACCTCTGGTACTTCCCGCGCACCGGCACCGAAATCAACGCCGGCCTCGGCTTCCAGATGACCGAGGAGCCGATGCAGATGATAGACGACCTCAAACGCGACCTCCGGAACCGCCCCGAGTTCGCGGGCGCGACGGTCAAGGACAAACTCGGCGCGGCGCTCCCCACCCGACGGCCCTACGACTCCGCCGTCGCGAACGGCTTCATCGCCGTCGGCGACGCCGCCGGCCTCGTCAACCCCACCACCGGCGGCGGCATCGCCGGCGCGGCCTACTCCGGGAAGTACGCGGGCGAACAAGCTATCACGGCCATCGAGGAAGGCGACGTGAGCGAGGAGAACCTCTGGCGGTACAACGAACGCGTCATGGATCACTTCGGCGCGCGCTACGCCGGCCTCGACGTCTACAACATCCTCTCCACCGCCGTGGACGTGGACAACCTCATGGGCCTCCTCGCCAGCCTCCCCATGGGTAAACTCAGCGAAGCCATCTACGCCGGGAGCGCCGAACTCAGCCTCGGCGTCAAGGTGCAGACCGCCATCAAGAGCTTCGGGAACTGGGGCACCATCTACAACCTCTACCAGACCAAGAACCAGGCCGACCGCCTCCTCGACCACTACGAGTCCTACCCCGACAGCCCTCACGCCCTCGACACCTGGCAAGACCGCCGCGACGACATCATGACCGACGTGTACGACGTCACCGGCGCAGACCCCAAGTACTGA
- a CDS encoding Na+/H+ antiporter NhaC family protein, translated as MSSPDDVDDVQTELNEAEDARTAPTLEFYGGRAASAIPLGLFVVWAVVQSGLFGIGDTTGLVLGMLVSLVVGMFFVKGDWKHYANAIFEGMTERVAATAIVAWLWAGMFAQLLQDGGFVNGLIWVANAVPVSEAVLPTLLPALTFVLAALLATGIGTGYGTTITFVTTFFPATVLLGANPVLMFGAILSGAVFGDNLAPVSDTTIVSAVTQDADIGGVVASRLKYAFVAAALAIVGYLIAGQLMATYQPTGDGLPSGNVVGLVHLVSMGLVIWTAVNGRHIVEAISWGIIAAIVFNVGLGLAPASSIVQFVAPTTAPFADAFTALPIVTIAGPETPAAGVYGSLYTGAAGFFPLIVLTLLIVAAARIMIQGGGFEAVQDFLLSTVATKVRRAETTMVLGTAGVNAMITINTAAEIAIAPYVARIGEQFNINGYRRANILDANTSALGYIFPWAGGVLAGYSQMPALVEEYGVESMLVNPVDVWPFVFHGWLLFFVFLAAALTGYGLEYATDREAEEVARV; from the coding sequence ATGTCAAGTCCAGATGATGTAGACGACGTACAGACCGAACTCAACGAAGCCGAGGACGCGCGCACCGCGCCGACCCTGGAGTTCTACGGGGGGCGGGCGGCGAGCGCGATTCCGCTCGGCCTGTTCGTGGTGTGGGCGGTCGTCCAGAGCGGCCTGTTCGGCATCGGCGACACGACCGGCCTGGTGCTCGGGATGCTGGTCTCGCTCGTCGTCGGGATGTTCTTCGTGAAGGGCGACTGGAAGCACTACGCGAACGCCATCTTCGAGGGGATGACAGAACGGGTCGCCGCGACGGCCATCGTCGCGTGGCTCTGGGCGGGCATGTTCGCGCAGCTCCTCCAGGACGGCGGGTTCGTGAACGGCCTCATCTGGGTCGCGAACGCGGTTCCCGTCTCGGAAGCCGTACTCCCGACCCTCCTGCCGGCGCTGACGTTCGTGCTCGCGGCGCTGCTCGCGACCGGTATCGGAACCGGGTACGGAACCACGATCACGTTCGTCACGACGTTCTTCCCGGCGACCGTGCTGCTCGGCGCGAACCCCGTCCTGATGTTCGGCGCGATTCTCTCCGGCGCGGTGTTCGGGGACAACCTCGCGCCCGTCAGCGACACCACAATCGTGAGCGCCGTCACGCAGGACGCCGACATCGGGGGCGTCGTCGCCTCCCGGTTGAAGTACGCGTTCGTCGCCGCCGCGCTCGCCATCGTCGGCTACCTCATCGCCGGCCAGCTGATGGCGACCTACCAGCCCACCGGCGACGGCCTCCCCTCGGGGAACGTCGTCGGCCTCGTCCACCTCGTCTCGATGGGACTCGTCATCTGGACGGCCGTGAACGGCCGGCACATCGTCGAAGCCATCTCGTGGGGCATCATCGCCGCCATCGTCTTCAACGTCGGCCTCGGCCTCGCGCCCGCGAGCAGCATCGTCCAGTTCGTCGCGCCGACCACCGCGCCGTTCGCGGACGCGTTCACCGCGCTCCCCATCGTCACCATCGCCGGCCCCGAAACGCCCGCCGCGGGCGTCTACGGCAGCCTCTACACGGGCGCGGCCGGGTTCTTCCCGCTCATCGTCCTCACGCTCCTCATCGTCGCCGCCGCCCGCATCATGATTCAGGGCGGCGGCTTCGAGGCCGTGCAGGACTTCCTGCTCTCCACCGTCGCGACGAAAGTCCGGCGCGCGGAGACCACGATGGTGCTCGGCACCGCCGGCGTGAACGCCATGATCACCATCAACACCGCCGCGGAAATCGCCATCGCGCCGTACGTCGCGCGCATCGGCGAGCAGTTCAACATCAACGGCTACCGCCGCGCGAACATCCTCGACGCGAACACGAGCGCGCTCGGGTACATCTTCCCCTGGGCGGGCGGCGTGCTCGCCGGGTACAGCCAGATGCCCGCGCTGGTCGAGGAGTACGGCGTCGAGTCGATGCTCGTCAACCCCGTGGACGTCTGGCCGTTCGTCTTCCACGGCTGGCTGCTGTTCTTCGTGTTCCTCGCCGCCGCCCTCACCGGGTACGGCCTGGAGTACGCTACCGACCGTGAGGCCGAGGAGGTGGCGCGCGTATGA
- a CDS encoding DUF7513 family protein: MNLDAFFAGVGFRTATPSFDAGDEFVVVVTGREGDTPVVRIGDSVLRVPDAPRDSVRTKVRVRVESFDDADHTGTATYLETVGETAY, translated from the coding sequence ATGAACCTCGACGCGTTCTTCGCGGGCGTCGGGTTCCGCACCGCGACACCGAGTTTCGACGCCGGCGACGAGTTCGTCGTCGTCGTCACCGGCCGCGAGGGCGACACGCCCGTCGTCCGCATCGGTGACTCCGTGCTTCGCGTGCCGGACGCGCCCCGCGACAGCGTCCGCACGAAAGTCCGCGTCCGCGTGGAGTCCTTCGACGACGCCGACCACACCGGCACCGCGACCTACCTCGAAACCGTCGGGGAGACCGCGTACTGA
- a CDS encoding GNAT family N-acetyltransferase, whose translation MVDYRPLPDDRTEEFRAFVTYAFRPESGPHDPDADDDPPEPAQVGDPYGVFDGDDLLAVCRHYWFTARVRGDTHPMAGLSAVATPPENRRRGLVRDMLAESLREYRDRDTYLSALWPFKHPFYAQFGWATITEHVVHECPPDALAFARDAELPGTWSRLDADDWSRLPDVLAAHGERYELTLDRTEEWWRKRVFRGWDTDPYVYCWRDATGTDRAYVVYRVESDDGKTLTVQDAAWTDYDAYLAVLGFLSDHDSQVETVRLRTATDSPLLDVVDDPGEVETTVSAGPMARLVDVSAALTAFDYPPVDADLTVSVSDDLADWNDDTFRLTVTDGTPEIERTTADADLALDVGTLTQLAVGHRTAPDLARTRDLRADDDTFDTLRDLFPETTTFLREGF comes from the coding sequence ATGGTCGATTACCGCCCCCTCCCCGACGACCGCACGGAGGAGTTCCGGGCGTTCGTCACGTACGCCTTCCGCCCCGAATCGGGGCCGCACGACCCCGACGCGGACGACGACCCTCCCGAGCCCGCGCAGGTCGGCGACCCGTACGGCGTCTTCGACGGCGACGACCTGCTCGCGGTCTGCCGGCACTACTGGTTCACGGCGCGCGTCCGCGGCGACACCCATCCGATGGCCGGTCTCTCGGCGGTCGCGACGCCGCCCGAGAACCGCCGGCGCGGTCTCGTCCGCGACATGCTCGCGGAATCCCTCCGCGAGTACCGCGACCGCGACACCTACCTGAGCGCGCTCTGGCCGTTCAAACACCCGTTCTACGCGCAGTTCGGCTGGGCGACCATCACCGAACACGTCGTCCACGAGTGCCCGCCGGACGCGCTCGCGTTCGCCCGGGACGCCGAACTCCCCGGCACCTGGAGTCGCCTCGACGCCGACGACTGGAGCCGGCTCCCGGACGTGCTGGCCGCGCACGGCGAGCGCTACGAACTCACGCTCGACCGCACCGAAGAGTGGTGGCGAAAACGCGTCTTCCGCGGCTGGGACACCGACCCCTACGTCTACTGCTGGCGGGACGCCACCGGAACCGACCGCGCGTACGTCGTCTACCGCGTCGAGTCGGACGACGGGAAGACGCTCACCGTCCAGGACGCCGCGTGGACGGACTACGACGCCTACCTCGCCGTCCTCGGCTTTCTCTCCGACCACGACTCACAGGTCGAAACCGTCCGCCTCCGCACCGCCACCGACTCCCCGCTCCTCGACGTCGTGGACGACCCCGGCGAGGTCGAGACCACCGTCTCCGCCGGCCCGATGGCCCGACTCGTGGACGTGTCCGCCGCGCTCACCGCGTTCGACTACCCGCCCGTGGACGCCGACCTCACGGTCTCCGTCAGCGACGACCTCGCGGACTGGAACGACGACACATTCCGCCTCACCGTCACCGACGGTACACCCGAAATCGAACGCACGACCGCGGACGCCGACCTCGCGCTCGACGTCGGTACGCTCACCCAGCTCGCCGTCGGCCACCGAACCGCCCCCGATCTCGCACGCACCCGCGACCTCCGCGCGGACGACGACACTTTCGACACGCTCCGCGACCTCTTCCCGGAAACCACCACCTTCCTCCGCGAGGGCTTCTAG
- a CDS encoding amidohydrolase: MSKSTHDRLVALRRDLHRHPEPAWREFYTTARIVEEVERIGVDELHVGPDALNTDERMAVPDDDVLDDWYDRALDAGADPDVLEDLRGGFTGAVAVLRTGEGPTVGLRVDIDGLPQAESDDDDHVPAREGFRSENEGAMHACGHDAHATFGIGVLERVKESDFEGTFKVFFQPAEERVGGGRAMARSGHLDDVDYLLAVHVGLDHPTGEVVAGIDGFLAVSHFLAEYEGEPAHAGAKPEAGRNTVQAMAAAIQNLYGIPRHSEGETRVNAGLVGGGTATNVIPEESFVEGEVRGETTELKDYMKDHAHRVLRSAAEMHDVDVDIHTEGEAPSAASDRALADIVYDVASATDGVDSPVESDKLGGSEDATFLMQEVQDNGGLACYLAVGTDHPGGHHTATFDVDEASIPIGIDVLADSILSIAENEP; this comes from the coding sequence ATGAGCAAATCGACGCACGACCGCCTCGTGGCGCTCCGACGCGACCTCCACCGGCACCCGGAACCCGCGTGGCGCGAGTTCTACACGACCGCGCGCATCGTCGAGGAAGTCGAGCGCATCGGCGTGGACGAACTCCACGTCGGCCCGGACGCGCTGAACACGGACGAACGGATGGCCGTCCCGGACGACGACGTGCTGGACGACTGGTACGACCGCGCGCTCGACGCGGGCGCAGACCCCGACGTGCTCGAAGACCTCCGCGGCGGCTTCACGGGCGCGGTCGCCGTGCTCCGGACGGGCGAGGGCCCGACGGTCGGCCTGCGCGTGGACATCGACGGCCTCCCGCAGGCGGAGTCCGACGACGACGACCACGTCCCCGCCCGCGAGGGCTTCCGCTCGGAGAACGAGGGCGCGATGCACGCCTGCGGCCACGACGCGCACGCGACGTTCGGCATCGGCGTGCTCGAACGCGTCAAGGAGAGCGACTTCGAGGGCACGTTCAAGGTGTTCTTCCAGCCGGCAGAGGAGCGCGTCGGCGGCGGGCGCGCGATGGCGCGCTCCGGCCACCTCGACGACGTGGACTACCTGCTCGCCGTGCACGTCGGCCTCGACCACCCGACGGGCGAGGTCGTCGCGGGCATCGACGGCTTCCTCGCGGTGTCGCACTTCCTCGCGGAGTACGAAGGGGAACCCGCGCACGCCGGCGCGAAACCCGAGGCGGGCCGGAACACCGTGCAGGCGATGGCGGCGGCCATCCAGAACCTCTACGGCATCCCCCGGCACTCGGAGGGAGAGACCCGCGTGAACGCCGGGCTCGTCGGCGGCGGCACCGCGACGAACGTCATCCCCGAGGAGTCCTTCGTCGAGGGCGAAGTCCGGGGCGAGACGACGGAGCTCAAGGACTACATGAAAGACCACGCGCACCGCGTGCTCCGGAGCGCGGCCGAGATGCACGACGTGGACGTGGACATCCACACCGAGGGGGAAGCGCCGAGCGCCGCGAGCGACCGCGCGCTCGCGGACATCGTCTACGACGTGGCGAGCGCGACCGACGGCGTGGACAGCCCCGTCGAGAGCGACAAGCTCGGCGGGAGCGAGGACGCGACCTTCCTGATGCAGGAGGTCCAGGACAACGGCGGCCTCGCGTGCTACCTCGCGGTCGGCACCGACCACCCCGGCGGCCACCACACCGCGACGTTCGACGTGGACGAAGCCAGCATCCCCATCGGTATCGACGTGCTCGCGGACTCGATTCTCTCCATCGCGGAGAACGAGCCGTAG